A region from the Brachyspira hampsonii genome encodes:
- the htpG gene encoding molecular chaperone HtpG, with product MAEKQILNFEAETKQILNLMVHSIYTHKEIFLRELISNASDALDKARFESITNSDKYKDIDNLRIKIEVDEQNRVLTIKDNGIGMTREDVINNIGSIARSGTKAFLEKIQKDKEASKESGIDLIGQFGVGFYSAFMVADNIVIETKHVDSEKGVRWESNGDGSYSIEDIDKQDRGTTIILKLKGKDEKLEEDGFIDDDYCNRYTLESLIHKYSNYVHYPIVMDMPISKKDEKEVQQYEEKTINSMISIWQKSKSDVKPEEYNEFYKEHFHDYADPFEVIHTKAEGTIEYTALLFIPSKAPFNFLHPDFERGLELYSRNVFIMSKCKDLLPEYLKFVRGLVDSPDFSLNISREILQHSTQLKRIASNIEKKILDALENILKNDRKRYEKFFKEFGESIKIGIYSDFSKKDKLANLLLFESSNTAEGDYTTLAEYKSRMKEGQEFIYYAAAKDKAAIEKLPHMEGMKEKGYEVLYFTDRVDEFMINMMREFDGTKLHSILQADNSENKDENKDSANKEVLNAIKDVLGSDKVAEVRETNRLKESVVCLSNKEDSISFNMAKVLAETGNNMFGMKPERVLEINTSHDVFKAIEKEYNANKVSDTFKEYSELLYDEACILEGLPLEDPKLFASRMSKLMLKL from the coding sequence ATGGCAGAAAAACAAATACTAAATTTTGAAGCCGAAACTAAACAAATATTAAATTTAATGGTGCATTCTATATACACTCATAAAGAAATATTTTTAAGAGAGCTTATATCAAATGCAAGCGATGCATTAGACAAAGCGAGATTTGAATCTATAACAAACAGCGATAAATATAAAGATATAGATAATTTAAGAATAAAAATAGAAGTAGATGAGCAAAACAGAGTATTAACTATAAAAGATAACGGTATCGGTATGACTAGAGAGGATGTTATCAATAATATAGGCTCTATTGCAAGAAGCGGTACTAAGGCATTTTTAGAGAAAATACAAAAGGATAAAGAGGCATCAAAAGAAAGCGGAATTGATTTAATAGGGCAGTTCGGAGTTGGTTTTTATTCTGCTTTTATGGTTGCTGATAACATTGTAATAGAAACAAAACATGTTGATAGCGAAAAAGGCGTACGCTGGGAAAGTAATGGAGATGGTTCATACTCTATAGAAGATATTGATAAACAGGATAGAGGAACTACTATAATTTTAAAATTAAAAGGAAAAGATGAAAAATTAGAAGAAGACGGTTTTATTGATGATGATTATTGTAATAGATATACTTTAGAAAGTTTAATACATAAATATTCTAATTATGTTCATTATCCTATAGTTATGGATATGCCTATATCTAAAAAGGACGAAAAAGAAGTTCAGCAGTATGAAGAGAAAACTATTAACTCTATGATAAGTATTTGGCAGAAATCAAAAAGCGATGTTAAGCCAGAAGAATATAATGAGTTTTATAAAGAACATTTTCATGATTATGCTGATCCTTTCGAGGTTATACATACTAAAGCAGAAGGTACTATAGAATATACTGCACTTTTATTTATACCTTCAAAAGCTCCTTTCAATTTCTTACACCCTGATTTTGAAAGAGGACTTGAACTTTATTCTAGAAATGTATTTATAATGAGTAAATGCAAAGACTTACTTCCTGAATATTTAAAATTTGTAAGAGGATTAGTTGATTCTCCAGACTTTTCACTTAATATTTCAAGAGAGATTTTGCAGCATAGCACTCAATTAAAAAGAATAGCTTCTAATATTGAAAAGAAAATTTTAGATGCTTTAGAAAATATACTTAAAAACGATAGAAAAAGATATGAGAAATTCTTTAAAGAGTTCGGTGAATCTATCAAAATAGGAATATACTCTGATTTCAGCAAAAAAGATAAACTTGCAAATCTTTTGTTATTTGAATCCTCTAATACAGCAGAAGGAGATTATACAACATTAGCAGAATACAAATCAAGAATGAAAGAAGGTCAGGAGTTTATATATTATGCCGCTGCTAAGGATAAAGCCGCTATAGAAAAACTTCCTCACATGGAAGGAATGAAAGAGAAAGGCTATGAAGTGTTATACTTTACTGATAGAGTAGATGAGTTTATGATTAACATGATGAGAGAGTTTGACGGTACTAAACTTCATTCTATACTTCAGGCTGATAATTCTGAAAATAAAGATGAAAATAAAGACAGTGCTAATAAAGAAGTTCTTAATGCTATAAAAGATGTATTAGGTTCTGATAAAGTTGCAGAAGTAAGAGAGACTAACAGACTTAAAGAAAGTGTTGTATGTTTATCAAATAAAGAGGATTCTATCAGCTTTAATATGGCTAAAGTTTTGGCTGAAACAGGAAATAATATGTTTGGTATGAAGCCGGAAAGAGTATTAGAAATTAACACTTCTCATGATGTATTCAAAGCTATAGAAAAAGAATACAATGCTAATAAAGTTTCAGATACATTTAAAGAGTATAGTGAGCTTTTATACGATGAAGCATGCATACTTGAAGGACTTCCTCTTGAAGATCCAAAACTATTTGCAAGCAGAATGAGCAAATTAATGCTTAAATTATAA
- a CDS encoding DUF3793 family protein gives MFDKLIIDHCAPTLSGIKIANIFTYEYKFKEELNKKISLYNNILNKRGINVAVIKYYNNKAVVYVYNKKALENYLSDDNIFKFLKNYGYRSKNIYESIGILKRRMQYSKTFPHEIGIFLGYPLIDINGFINNYGKNSLYTGYWKVYHNKKEAIEIFDNYNRCRTFYINTFLRGKGILEIMDDYKLHSL, from the coding sequence ATGTTTGATAAATTAATTATTGACCATTGTGCCCCCACTCTATCGGGTATAAAAATAGCTAATATATTTACTTATGAATATAAGTTTAAAGAAGAACTTAATAAAAAAATTTCTTTATACAACAATATTCTAAACAAAAGAGGTATAAATGTAGCTGTTATAAAATATTATAATAATAAGGCTGTAGTTTATGTTTATAACAAAAAAGCGTTAGAAAATTATTTATCAGATGATAATATTTTTAAGTTTTTGAAAAATTACGGATATAGGTCAAAAAATATATATGAAAGCATAGGAATTTTAAAAAGAAGAATGCAGTATTCTAAAACATTTCCTCATGAAATAGGTATATTTTTGGGATATCCGCTTATAGACATAAACGGCTTTATAAATAACTATGGAAAAAATAGTTTATATACAGGATATTGGAAAGTGTATCATAATAAAAAAGAAGCTATTGAAATTTTTGATAATTATAATAGATGCAGAACTTTTTATATAAATACATTTTTAAGAGGAAAGGGCATTTTGGAGATAATGGATGATTACAAACTTCATTCTTTATAA
- a CDS encoding flavodoxin, which produces MSNKIGIIYWSGTGNTELMAQNVKKGVENAGGEADIFSVSSFDAANINNYSKIALGCPAMGSEVLEESEFQPFYDSIRGSLSGKKVVLFGSYDWGDGEWMRNWQEDVSSAGASLVKDGLIANLTPDDNAVSECVSLGEALVKA; this is translated from the coding sequence ATGAGTAATAAAATAGGAATAATATATTGGAGCGGCACAGGTAATACTGAATTAATGGCTCAAAATGTAAAAAAAGGTGTGGAAAATGCTGGAGGAGAAGCTGATATTTTTAGTGTATCAAGTTTCGATGCGGCAAATATAAACAATTATTCAAAAATAGCATTGGGCTGCCCAGCAATGGGTTCTGAAGTTTTAGAGGAGTCAGAATTTCAGCCTTTTTATGATTCCATAAGAGGAAGTTTATCAGGCAAAAAAGTTGTTTTATTTGGATCTTATGATTGGGGCGATGGCGAATGGATGAGAAATTGGCAGGAGGATGTAAGTTCGGCAGGTGCTTCTTTAGTTAAAGACGGACTTATCGCAAATCTCACTCCAGATGATAATGCTGTAAGTGAATGTGTGAGTTTAGGCGAGGCATTGGTGAAAGCATAA
- the aroB gene encoding 3-dehydroquinate synthase, producing the protein MDFNAMNKKVEVKIKNDVNINYDILVQKGLIKETGKLVKNILRGKRALIVTDDIVDKLYTDTVKESLEKENIITSVCVLKNGEPNKNIESIIDIFSSLAKNELSRKDIIIALGGGVIGDMAGYAAASWMRGIDFVQIPTTLLACVDSSVGGKTGINIKEGKNLVGAFHSPKLVIIDSNTLLSLPKREFNEGMAEVIKHAFLFDEKLLELIEDHCYNNAELDMDYILKRNCELKAHIVEIDYKEQRERMFLNFGHTIGHSVENAAGYGVLLHGEAVAIGMIFAIEYGIKKSITKDKNILERAKNILKAFSLPIAIPDNIDLKEAIKLDKKRSDDKINFVFLESIGKPCVEKVSIDDILNE; encoded by the coding sequence ATGGATTTTAATGCTATGAATAAAAAAGTAGAAGTAAAAATAAAAAATGATGTAAATATTAATTATGATATTTTAGTTCAAAAGGGATTAATAAAAGAAACAGGCAAATTAGTAAAAAATATATTAAGAGGAAAAAGAGCTTTAATAGTTACAGATGATATAGTAGATAAACTTTATACTGACACTGTAAAAGAAAGTTTGGAAAAAGAAAATATTATAACTTCTGTATGCGTTCTTAAAAATGGAGAACCTAATAAAAATATAGAAAGTATAATTGATATTTTCTCTTCTCTTGCCAAAAACGAATTAAGCCGTAAAGATATAATAATAGCATTAGGCGGAGGAGTAATAGGGGATATGGCTGGATATGCTGCTGCTTCTTGGATGAGGGGTATTGATTTTGTGCAGATTCCTACTACATTGCTTGCATGTGTAGATTCTTCTGTTGGCGGTAAAACTGGTATTAATATAAAAGAAGGAAAAAACCTAGTAGGAGCTTTTCACAGCCCTAAACTCGTTATAATAGACAGCAATACTTTATTAAGCCTTCCTAAAAGGGAGTTCAATGAAGGAATGGCTGAAGTGATAAAGCATGCATTTTTATTTGATGAAAAACTTTTAGAGCTTATAGAGGATCACTGTTATAATAATGCTGAATTGGATATGGATTATATACTTAAAAGAAACTGTGAATTAAAGGCTCATATTGTAGAAATAGATTATAAAGAGCAGAGAGAGAGAATGTTTTTAAACTTCGGTCATACTATAGGACATAGTGTGGAAAATGCTGCAGGTTATGGTGTGCTGCTTCATGGAGAGGCTGTTGCTATAGGTATGATTTTTGCTATAGAGTACGGCATTAAAAAATCTATAACAAAAGATAAAAATATATTAGAAAGAGCTAAAAATATATTAAAAGCATTTTCTTTGCCTATAGCTATACCTGATAATATAGATTTGAAAGAGGCTATTAAACTTGACAAAAAAAGAAGTGATGATAAAATCAATTTTGTATTTTTAGAATCTATTGGAAAACCTTGTGTTGAAAAAGTAAGTATTGATGATATTCTAAATGAATAA
- a CDS encoding galactose ABC transporter substrate-binding protein — protein MKRFIILLLILLSSSVLLYTQRKTNSIGVALYRYDDSYMKYLKQYIEKNINKNTSLIMADSYNSQSTQNGQIDMFLQKNVSLLAINLVDKTQAQKVLDKISINNKPLIFFNRDPGLEVLRTYDKVWYIGGISEEAGNAQGRVIAESWKDRMNWDKNQDGKIQCIILKGDLNDNDTINKTEYMKKYIASNNIKLNILAEVSANGKRDEAAKVMQTLIYKYGDKIEYIICNNDNMALGALDTLKGLGYNKSSRMLDYIPIVGIDGISECLEEINNYGIFATVMQNPLIQAQALCSVSSNIINGKSPLEGLHFNFYNNRYIVIPYIPVTKYNIDTAIKIYK, from the coding sequence ATGAAAAGATTTATTATTTTATTATTAATATTATTATCATCTTCTGTATTATTGTATACACAAAGAAAAACAAATTCTATTGGTGTGGCACTTTATAGATATGATGACAGTTATATGAAATATTTAAAGCAATACATAGAAAAAAATATAAATAAAAATACTTCTCTGATTATGGCAGACTCTTACAATAGCCAATCAACTCAAAATGGTCAAATAGATATGTTCTTACAAAAAAATGTCAGTCTATTAGCTATAAATTTGGTAGATAAAACGCAGGCTCAGAAAGTATTGGATAAAATAAGTATAAATAATAAACCTTTAATATTTTTCAATAGAGATCCCGGCTTAGAAGTTCTAAGAACTTATGATAAAGTTTGGTATATAGGAGGAATAAGCGAAGAAGCGGGAAATGCTCAGGGCAGAGTAATAGCAGAAAGCTGGAAAGATAGAATGAATTGGGACAAAAATCAGGACGGTAAAATACAATGCATAATATTAAAAGGTGATTTAAATGACAATGATACAATAAATAAAACAGAATACATGAAAAAATACATAGCTTCTAACAATATAAAATTAAATATTTTAGCAGAAGTTTCAGCTAATGGAAAAAGAGATGAAGCAGCAAAAGTGATGCAAACTTTAATATACAAATACGGTGATAAGATAGAATATATTATATGCAATAATGATAATATGGCATTAGGAGCATTAGATACATTAAAAGGATTGGGATATAACAAAAGCAGCCGAATGCTAGATTATATACCTATAGTAGGTATAGACGGAATATCTGAATGCTTAGAAGAAATAAATAATTATGGAATATTTGCAACAGTTATGCAGAACCCTTTGATACAGGCTCAGGCTTTATGCTCTGTTTCGAGCAATATTATAAATGGAAAATCCCCTTTGGAAGGATTGCATTTCAATTTTTACAATAATAGATACATTGTTATACCATATATACCTGTAACTAAATACAATATAGATACTGCAATAAAAATATACAAATAA
- a CDS encoding galactose ABC transporter substrate-binding protein, with product MNKAIVIISSILLFVSLISCGNSSKSDNNEIEIGITIYRYDDAFISFMRRNIETMLNGKAKFVMNDSENDQVKQNDQVDAAIQRNVDALAINLVDSTSASFMINKIKPTGIPVIFFNKEPSKEDMMLYDKAWYVGTLSEESGNIQGDIVVKSWQANPSWDKNGDGKIQYVLLKGEAGHPDAEARTERIKAVLNDNGITIEQLDEQTANWDILQAQTAADAWIEKYGNSIEFIFSNNDAMALGALKSIQKQGYNIGDSNKFIPIVGVDAIPEIIEEIKKGTVVGTVLQSPKDQAKAVVDMVINAANGKDVLSGTEYKLDDVKAVRVPYRAITLENIDESAEAYK from the coding sequence ATGAATAAAGCAATAGTTATTATTTCATCAATTTTATTGTTTGTATCATTAATCAGCTGCGGCAATTCTTCAAAATCTGATAATAATGAAATAGAAATAGGTATTACTATTTACAGATATGATGATGCCTTTATTTCATTTATGAGAAGAAATATTGAAACTATGCTAAATGGAAAAGCTAAATTTGTAATGAATGATTCAGAAAACGATCAGGTAAAGCAAAATGATCAGGTAGATGCTGCTATTCAGAGAAATGTTGATGCATTAGCAATTAATTTAGTAGATTCTACATCAGCTAGTTTTATGATTAATAAAATAAAACCTACAGGAATACCTGTAATATTTTTCAATAAAGAACCTAGCAAAGAAGATATGATGCTTTATGATAAGGCATGGTATGTAGGTACTTTAAGCGAAGAATCCGGAAATATACAGGGGGATATAGTAGTTAAGTCTTGGCAGGCAAATCCTTCTTGGGATAAAAATGGAGACGGCAAAATTCAGTATGTTTTATTAAAAGGAGAGGCAGGACACCCAGATGCTGAAGCAAGAACAGAAAGAATTAAAGCAGTATTAAATGATAATGGAATAACTATAGAGCAATTAGATGAACAGACAGCTAATTGGGATATACTTCAGGCACAGACAGCTGCTGATGCATGGATAGAAAAATACGGAAACAGTATAGAGTTTATATTCTCAAATAATGATGCTATGGCTTTGGGAGCATTAAAATCCATTCAAAAACAAGGTTATAATATAGGAGACAGCAATAAATTTATACCTATAGTAGGAGTTGATGCTATTCCTGAAATCATAGAAGAAATTAAAAAAGGAACCGTAGTAGGTACTGTTTTACAAAGCCCTAAAGATCAGGCTAAAGCCGTAGTTGATATGGTTATCAATGCTGCCAATGGAAAAGATGTATTAAGCGGTACGGAATATAAACTAGATGATGTAAAAGCGGTAAGAGTGCCTTATAGAGCTATTACATTAGAAAATATAGATGAATCTGCTGAAGCCTATAAATAA
- a CDS encoding galactose ABC transporter substrate-binding protein: MKKSFIVMAALFIMSTLFVVSCGGGSSSSTTTTDGPTIGVTIYRYDDNFMSFYRRNIESRISGKANLIINDSQNNQAQQNDQVDVMIQKDSKALAINLVDPQAAQTIIDKAKTKNIPVVFFNKQPSAEAMASYDKTWYVGTTPEESGDMQGKIVVDTWKANPTWDKNGDGIIQYALLKGEPGHPDAEARTSHVTLYVTNNGLKVERLEEQTAMWDTAKAKDIVDAWIQKYGDKLEYIFCNNDAMALGALQSIQALGYNKEGDNTKYIPIVGVDAIPDMINEIKKGTVVGSVLNDPVGQSQALVDITLNVAAGKDPLDGNTWTLDEVKAVRVPYVPITKDNINVAEEAYK; this comes from the coding sequence ATGAAAAAGTCATTTATCGTTATGGCGGCATTATTTATAATGTCCACACTTTTTGTTGTATCTTGCGGAGGCGGATCTTCTTCATCCACAACAACTACTGACGGACCAACTATCGGAGTAACAATTTATCGTTATGATGATAACTTCATGTCTTTCTACAGAAGAAACATTGAAAGCAGAATCAGCGGAAAAGCTAATTTAATAATCAATGACTCACAAAATAACCAAGCTCAGCAAAATGACCAAGTTGATGTTATGATTCAAAAAGATTCAAAAGCATTAGCTATTAACTTGGTAGACCCTCAGGCAGCTCAAACTATTATAGACAAAGCTAAAACTAAAAATATACCTGTAGTATTCTTTAACAAACAGCCTAGTGCTGAAGCTATGGCTAGTTATGATAAAACATGGTATGTAGGAACTACTCCAGAAGAATCAGGCGATATGCAAGGAAAAATCGTTGTAGATACTTGGAAAGCTAATCCTACTTGGGACAAAAATGGTGATGGAATCATACAATATGCTTTATTAAAAGGCGAACCAGGCCACCCAGATGCTGAAGCTAGAACTAGCCATGTTACTTTATATGTTACTAACAATGGTCTTAAAGTAGAAAGATTAGAAGAACAAACAGCTATGTGGGATACTGCAAAAGCTAAAGATATAGTTGATGCTTGGATACAAAAATATGGCGATAAACTTGAATATATTTTCTGTAATAACGATGCTATGGCTTTAGGTGCTTTACAGTCTATACAAGCTCTAGGATACAACAAAGAAGGCGATAATACTAAATATATACCTATAGTTGGTGTTGATGCTATACCTGATATGATAAATGAAATCAAAAAAGGAACTGTAGTAGGTTCTGTTCTTAATGACCCAGTTGGACAATCTCAGGCTTTAGTTGACATTACTTTAAATGTTGCTGCTGGAAAAGATCCATTAGATGGTAATACTTGGACTTTAGACGAAGTTAAAGC